Proteins encoded together in one Acholeplasma hippikon window:
- a CDS encoding PTS sugar transporter subunit IIA: MKLLQLEHIEFDVTVENKDALFTYLANKLYDLNRVTGANEIKEALLKREKDISTGVGDGIGIPHTKDSSVLFPTVLYLRLKEVVPYEALDGISVKDVFCIVMPTSYNKEHLVILSKIAQALLDETKAKLIRTEENKEVVFEALKKEIMSV, from the coding sequence ATGAAATTATTACAACTTGAACACATTGAGTTTGACGTAACTGTAGAAAATAAAGATGCTTTATTTACTTATTTAGCAAATAAACTTTATGATCTAAATCGTGTTACTGGAGCTAATGAAATTAAAGAAGCATTATTAAAAAGAGAAAAAGATATCTCAACAGGTGTTGGTGATGGCATTGGTATTCCTCATACAAAAGATTCATCTGTCTTATTTCCAACGGTTCTTTATCTTCGTTTAAAAGAAGTTGTTCCTTATGAAGCACTTGATGGTATTTCGGTTAAAGATGTTTTCTGTATTGTGATGCCAACAAGCTATAATAAAGAACATTTAGTCATTTTATCTAAGATTGCTCAAGCATTATTAGATGAAACAAAAGCAAAGTTAATTAGAACTGAAGAAAATAAAGAAGTTGTTTTTGAAGCGCTAAAGAAAGAAATTATGAGTGTATGA
- the nagZ gene encoding beta-N-acetylhexosaminidase, whose product MFNYDINQMSIDDKIGQLCMFGFDGLTVNDDIIDLIKKYRLGNIILFARNVQSAEQLFNLNKNLQKLALSSIGIPLFISIDQEGGMVTRIFNGSTFFPGAMTISATNEVKNAYKLGQIMGEELNALGINMNLAPVMDVNNNPKNPVIGVRSFSDNPDVVAAYSTAFALGLQEYNVVATAKHFPGHGDTNIDSHLGLPVIKHDLERLKEVEFKPFIHAINHGIKGVMSSHINFPNLTQDEHPATLSKSIMTDLLRDSFGFKGLIVSDGMGMKGVVDKYTTEEACVRAINAGVNLVCVCHSHQPRIETIEHIKQAVLDGRITMETLDNHVKLILEHKKELIHLDLEQSYESIIPIVDNKKHQQFSYQVVEDALTLIKGNPIKLSDKALYLGILPAVLNIADDALGNTKLIGPVKEIKNLDVNIVELNPTSEEIQSYVQLAKNYNQVIFTTYNGNNHEGQINLINELAKLDNDLHVISLRNPYDLYYTKQIKNYVCLYEYTPNSIQVLKKYLKGEITPKGIVPIRYE is encoded by the coding sequence ATGTTTAATTATGATATTAATCAAATGTCTATAGATGATAAAATTGGTCAATTATGTATGTTCGGATTTGACGGATTAACCGTTAATGATGATATCATTGATTTAATTAAGAAGTACCGTTTAGGTAATATTATTTTATTTGCCAGAAACGTTCAAAGTGCAGAACAATTATTCAACTTAAATAAAAACTTACAAAAATTAGCACTATCATCAATTGGAATTCCTTTATTCATTTCAATTGATCAAGAAGGTGGAATGGTTACACGTATTTTTAATGGTTCAACATTCTTTCCTGGTGCAATGACAATTTCAGCAACAAATGAAGTAAAAAATGCATATAAACTTGGTCAAATAATGGGTGAAGAATTAAATGCGTTAGGGATTAACATGAATTTAGCACCTGTAATGGATGTAAATAATAATCCTAAAAATCCAGTTATTGGTGTTAGAAGTTTTTCTGATAACCCAGATGTGGTTGCAGCATATAGTACAGCTTTTGCTTTAGGTTTACAAGAGTACAATGTAGTAGCAACCGCTAAACACTTTCCAGGTCATGGTGATACAAATATAGATTCACACTTAGGTTTACCAGTCATCAAACATGATTTAGAAAGATTAAAAGAAGTGGAATTTAAACCATTCATTCACGCAATCAATCATGGGATTAAAGGTGTGATGAGTTCACATATAAACTTTCCTAATTTAACACAAGATGAACACCCGGCAACATTATCTAAGTCAATCATGACAGATTTACTTCGTGATTCGTTTGGCTTTAAAGGTTTAATTGTTTCAGATGGTATGGGGATGAAAGGTGTGGTTGATAAATACACAACTGAAGAAGCATGTGTGCGTGCAATTAATGCAGGCGTTAACTTAGTATGTGTATGTCATTCACATCAGCCAAGAATAGAAACAATAGAACACATTAAACAAGCTGTTTTAGATGGAAGAATCACAATGGAAACATTAGATAATCATGTGAAACTTATCTTAGAACATAAAAAAGAATTAATACACTTAGACTTAGAACAATCATATGAATCAATCATTCCAATAGTTGATAATAAAAAACATCAACAATTTAGTTATCAAGTCGTTGAAGATGCTTTAACTTTAATTAAGGGAAACCCAATCAAATTAAGTGATAAAGCGCTCTATCTAGGCATTTTACCAGCTGTGCTAAATATTGCTGATGATGCATTAGGTAATACAAAATTAATTGGTCCAGTTAAAGAAATTAAAAACTTAGATGTAAATATTGTTGAACTTAACCCAACAAGTGAAGAAATTCAATCATATGTTCAGTTAGCTAAAAATTATAACCAAGTGATTTTTACAACTTATAATGGAAATAACCATGAGGGCCAAATCAACTTAATTAATGAATTAGCAAAATTAGATAATGACTTACATGTCATTTCATTAAGAAACCCATATGATTTATACTACACAAAACAAATAAAAAATTACGTATGTTTATACGAATACACACCGAACTCAATTCAAGTATTAAAGAAATACTTAAAAGGTGAAATAACACCTAAAGGTATTGTTCCCATTAGATACGAGTAA
- a CDS encoding FtsX-like permease family protein, whose amino-acid sequence MKTYIKLLFRTLKSQLTRMLVIASIIAVGVALSTGLGSLPAQLEESFNDYYKEVNFPDLIIKAKTQTGISEADINTITSLPFVESFDTLIEMDMADGFRIYMMDPILQHTNKLKLLQGRYPRSNTEVLVEKSTKWIKAYEVEDEITYQGQTLTVVGIVENPLLIFQEEIPSNLDGKALETVIYFDTNYRTLPITTDLYIKFNIKESNFSVAYMNKVEAHVNEIKTIISTDLAYLTKNEMITHVAVDANIEKMEVISAIFPVFFTIVIIIVSLTTMTRMIEDDRLIAGSFLSLGYSLAKIQFRYYFVAILAGFIGAFIGITLGYETLAKLIYNAFNQLVVMPPLTDTVHVGFGIIISAVLLVAMLITIALISHQLFKEKPANLLKYKSPKPGSKLFLERIPFIWKHLKFKYKSTLRNIFRYPTHFFMTVFSIMGATILVFAGFGLFDNTQVIEDGSSSSIELIALIVLLSAAALSILVTFNLTNMNIEERKREIATLKVLGYTKLEVSGYIFREIFIISLLGILIGLPLGYVFLGYALDYIVYGTVENVTIQTWILTPILSVIFIIITDILLFGKINKIDMNASLKSNE is encoded by the coding sequence ATGAAAACATATATTAAATTATTGTTTCGAACACTAAAAAGTCAATTAACCAGAATGTTAGTAATCGCATCGATTATTGCAGTCGGTGTGGCTCTTTCTACTGGTTTAGGCAGTCTACCTGCACAATTAGAAGAATCTTTTAATGATTACTATAAAGAAGTGAATTTTCCAGATTTAATTATTAAAGCTAAAACGCAAACTGGAATAAGTGAAGCGGATATTAACACGATTACCTCATTACCTTTTGTAGAAAGTTTTGATACATTAATTGAAATGGATATGGCAGATGGATTCCGTATTTATATGATGGACCCAATCTTACAACATACAAATAAACTAAAACTCTTACAAGGTAGATACCCAAGAAGCAATACAGAAGTCTTAGTAGAAAAATCTACCAAATGGATTAAAGCGTATGAAGTAGAAGATGAAATTACTTATCAAGGACAAACTTTAACGGTTGTAGGTATTGTAGAAAATCCACTTTTAATTTTCCAAGAAGAAATTCCTAGTAATTTAGATGGTAAAGCCTTAGAAACTGTGATTTATTTTGATACTAATTATCGTACTTTACCAATTACAACAGATCTTTATATAAAGTTTAATATCAAAGAATCAAACTTCAGTGTAGCTTATATGAATAAAGTTGAAGCTCATGTTAATGAGATTAAAACTATCATATCTACTGATTTAGCTTATTTAACTAAAAATGAAATGATTACCCATGTGGCAGTAGATGCTAATATCGAAAAAATGGAAGTCATTAGTGCAATCTTCCCTGTTTTCTTTACAATTGTCATTATTATTGTATCTTTAACAACAATGACAAGAATGATTGAAGATGACAGATTAATTGCAGGATCATTCTTATCATTAGGGTATAGTCTTGCAAAAATTCAATTTAGATATTATTTTGTTGCTATACTTGCAGGATTTATAGGCGCCTTTATTGGGATTACATTAGGTTATGAAACACTGGCAAAATTAATATATAATGCGTTTAATCAGTTAGTCGTGATGCCACCATTAACAGATACAGTTCATGTTGGATTTGGGATTATCATTTCAGCAGTGTTATTAGTAGCAATGTTAATTACTATTGCCTTAATTTCTCATCAGTTATTTAAGGAAAAACCGGCTAATTTATTAAAGTATAAGAGTCCAAAACCAGGAAGTAAGTTATTCTTAGAGAGAATACCTTTTATTTGGAAACATTTAAAGTTTAAATACAAATCCACATTAAGAAATATCTTTAGATACCCAACACACTTTTTCATGACAGTATTTTCAATTATGGGGGCAACAATCTTAGTGTTTGCAGGGTTTGGCTTATTTGATAATACACAAGTTATTGAGGATGGTAGTTCAAGTTCAATTGAATTAATTGCCTTAATTGTTTTACTATCAGCCGCAGCTTTAAGTATTTTAGTAACCTTTAATTTAACAAATATGAATATTGAAGAAAGAAAAAGAGAAATTGCTACTTTGAAAGTATTAGGGTATACAAAGTTAGAAGTTTCTGGTTATATCTTTAGAGAAATATTTATAATCTCACTTTTAGGTATTTTAATTGGCTTACCACTAGGCTATGTATTCTTAGGCTATGCCTTAGATTATATTGTTTATGGTACGGTTGAAAATGTAACGATTCAAACATGGATTCTTACACCGATTTTATCGGTAATCTTTATTATCATTACAGATATTTTACTGTTTGGAAAGATTAATAAGATAGATATGAATGCTTCACTTAAATCAAATGAGTAA
- a CDS encoding LytR/AlgR family response regulator transcription factor, with protein sequence MFSVAFCDDNIEHLEKYERILNQFFIDKQIDYEIVKFKSGESLLFYLEDNPFRFDCFVLDILMDSFDGLKTATKIREINQQAKIIFLTTSNDYVFDSFDVEPSSYLVKNKDEEKLQTVLDKIILKKSIKQNDNFNFTHKSVYYSISNDDILFFEINHRVVTLHTIEGKAYEFYSSFVELDQRVNKKRFVKIYRSYIVNMQYIKQLSIDEVELKTGIKLPVSKKCFNELRKTFANFLNTEE encoded by the coding sequence GTGTTTTCTGTTGCGTTTTGTGATGATAACATCGAACATTTGGAAAAGTATGAACGCATACTAAACCAATTTTTTATCGACAAACAAATAGATTACGAAATCGTCAAATTCAAGAGTGGAGAGTCACTTTTATTTTATTTGGAAGATAATCCGTTCAGGTTTGATTGTTTTGTCTTGGATATTTTAATGGATAGTTTTGATGGATTAAAAACAGCAACTAAAATTAGAGAGATTAATCAACAGGCAAAAATCATTTTTCTTACGACCAGCAATGACTATGTTTTTGATTCATTTGATGTTGAACCATCTTCATATTTGGTTAAAAATAAAGATGAAGAGAAATTACAAACTGTATTAGATAAGATTATTCTCAAAAAAAGCATCAAGCAAAATGATAACTTTAACTTTACACATAAAAGTGTTTATTACAGCATATCCAATGATGATATTTTATTTTTTGAGATCAATCACCGTGTGGTGACGTTACATACAATTGAAGGTAAAGCTTACGAGTTTTATTCAAGTTTTGTTGAATTAGACCAAAGGGTGAATAAAAAACGCTTTGTTAAAATTTATCGTTCTTATATTGTGAATATGCAATATATTAAGCAATTATCAATAGACGAAGTTGAATTAAAAACAGGTATCAAACTTCCTGTATCAAAAAAATGTTTTAATGAACTAAGAAAAACTTTCGCAAACTTTCTGAATACTGAGGAATAA
- a CDS encoding serine hydrolase domain-containing protein: protein MINEIKKILEVGANAHHFPGGSFCVLYDGKIECDTVGVTDYVTKRPVTKDTIYDIASLSKVVSTTTMIMKLIEEKKLSLDSQIKDYVLGFRHEDITVYDLMIHSSGLPADIQRSNKLKSKEEVIEKALAADIIYPKHTKVVYSDIGYILLGLVIENITKKPINEYADEVIFHPLNMNETSYRPNKEKTAPTEFREDEVYHGLLQGMVHDEKSFACEGLSGHAGVFSTARDLARFIESILNEKFVINNDLLNELFKNRINYVSEDNIEMNRALGWQKPYKNGYFGENYDFENTIGHTGFTGCNMIIDRKHKLGFILLTNAVHPKRNLNQIFSYRKEIAKVLNDYINQSN from the coding sequence ATGATTAATGAAATTAAAAAAATTTTAGAAGTAGGTGCTAACGCACATCATTTTCCAGGTGGATCATTTTGTGTATTATATGATGGGAAAATTGAATGTGACACTGTTGGTGTAACTGACTATGTAACAAAACGTCCTGTAACAAAAGATACCATTTATGATATTGCCTCATTAAGTAAAGTTGTTTCTACAACAACCATGATAATGAAGTTGATTGAAGAAAAAAAACTATCCTTGGATAGTCAGATTAAAGACTATGTTTTAGGATTTAGGCACGAGGATATCACGGTTTATGATTTAATGATTCATTCATCAGGTTTACCTGCTGATATCCAAAGATCAAATAAATTAAAATCTAAAGAAGAAGTTATTGAAAAAGCATTAGCAGCAGATATTATTTACCCAAAACATACAAAAGTAGTTTATTCAGATATTGGCTATATTCTTTTAGGGCTAGTGATAGAAAATATCACAAAAAAGCCAATTAATGAATATGCAGATGAAGTTATCTTTCATCCACTCAACATGAATGAGACAAGTTATCGTCCAAATAAAGAAAAGACTGCACCAACTGAATTTAGAGAAGATGAAGTTTATCACGGTTTACTGCAAGGTATGGTTCATGATGAAAAGTCATTTGCCTGTGAAGGGTTAAGTGGTCATGCTGGTGTATTTTCAACAGCAAGAGACTTAGCACGCTTTATCGAAAGTATTTTAAATGAGAAGTTTGTTATCAATAATGACTTATTAAATGAATTATTTAAAAATAGAATTAATTATGTAAGTGAAGATAATATCGAAATGAACCGTGCCTTAGGTTGGCAAAAGCCATATAAGAATGGTTATTTTGGTGAAAATTATGATTTTGAAAATACAATTGGGCATACTGGATTTACAGGATGTAACATGATTATTGATAGAAAACACAAATTAGGTTTTATCTTACTAACAAATGCAGTACATCCAAAACGTAATTTAAACCAAATCTTTAGTTATCGAAAAGAAATTGCTAAAGTATTAAATGATTATATAAATCAATCAAATTAG
- a CDS encoding glutathionylspermidine synthase family protein yields the protein MKLVKIDKSIYEDYKIDVIFDAYKWDPQVGDVNTVSEYVLLITEEKAASLKRDAENLTKETHMIQEAMLKNLNFSKEVGLSKKMKKYFMKQTKYNRDKNVSLMRYDFHPTTKGFRISEVNSDVPGGLAEATILGHIAKKYLGYGEVKYDIAEILYDSFIKINPELKAVSFVHATSYSDDRQVMQYIGDYFESKGIKSFYNDPTALTFKDETPFLGKERIDGIFRFYPLEWYENLPRKYKWHHYFHTNAISCNHPVNLLSQSKRIPVIWNKLDIDLTTWKSLLPHTVDPKVFFKDESLRKTHILKPNLGRVGEGVMIDGVISKVDKEGIMKAAKKFPLNWVAQEKFESVPLEVDGKLYHLCIGVFTVKDKCAGFYGRISTKPRIDEHAVDIPILVVKGDL from the coding sequence ATGAAGTTAGTTAAGATTGATAAATCAATCTATGAAGATTACAAAATTGATGTTATTTTTGATGCTTATAAATGGGACCCACAAGTGGGGGATGTTAATACGGTTTCAGAGTATGTGTTATTAATTACTGAAGAAAAAGCAGCATCATTAAAACGTGATGCTGAAAACTTAACCAAAGAAACGCATATGATTCAAGAAGCAATGCTTAAAAATTTGAATTTTTCAAAAGAAGTTGGTTTATCTAAAAAGATGAAAAAGTACTTTATGAAACAAACAAAGTACAATCGAGATAAAAATGTAAGTTTAATGCGTTATGATTTTCACCCAACAACTAAGGGTTTTAGAATTTCTGAGGTAAATAGTGATGTTCCAGGAGGATTAGCTGAGGCAACGATTCTTGGTCATATCGCAAAAAAATACTTAGGATATGGGGAAGTAAAATACGATATTGCAGAGATTTTATATGATTCTTTTATAAAGATTAATCCAGAGTTAAAAGCTGTATCATTTGTACATGCAACATCCTATTCAGATGATCGACAAGTGATGCAATATATTGGAGATTACTTCGAATCTAAAGGTATTAAGTCATTTTATAATGACCCAACTGCATTAACTTTTAAAGATGAAACACCTTTTTTAGGTAAAGAAAGAATTGATGGAATCTTTAGATTCTATCCCTTAGAATGGTATGAAAACTTACCAAGAAAATATAAATGGCACCATTATTTTCATACCAATGCAATTTCATGTAACCACCCAGTGAATTTATTAAGTCAGTCTAAACGTATTCCTGTGATTTGGAATAAATTAGATATTGACTTAACAACATGGAAAAGCCTACTACCACATACAGTTGATCCTAAAGTTTTCTTTAAAGATGAAAGCTTAAGAAAAACGCATATCTTAAAACCTAATTTAGGTCGTGTAGGCGAAGGGGTTATGATTGATGGGGTTATTTCTAAAGTAGATAAAGAAGGTATCATGAAAGCTGCTAAGAAGTTCCCATTAAACTGGGTTGCTCAAGAAAAGTTTGAAAGTGTACCACTTGAAGTTGATGGTAAGTTATATCACTTATGTATTGGCGTATTTACTGTAAAAGATAAGTGTGCTGGTTTTTATGGAAGAATTAGCACGAAACCAAGAATCGATGAACATGCCGTCGATATTCCAATTTTAGTCGTTAAGGGGGATTTGTAA
- a CDS encoding ABC transporter ATP-binding protein has translation MKKDFIKALDVDKTYKVGEIEIEALKKMSFSIDEGELVVIVGPSGAGKTTLLNLLGGMDTLTRGSLIVDDKDLRDLNSRKLTLYRRTDVGFVFQFYNLMPNLTALENIELAIEVTKDALDAKEMLHKVGLKDRMHNFPSQLSGGEQQRVSIARALAKNPKLVLCDEPTGALDYVTGKSILGLLSDVARVDHKTVVIVTHNSALKDMADKVIYVKNGTVEHMVKNDRPLDISEIEW, from the coding sequence ATGAAGAAAGACTTTATTAAAGCTTTGGATGTGGATAAGACATATAAAGTTGGCGAAATTGAAATTGAGGCATTAAAAAAGATGTCTTTTTCGATTGATGAAGGAGAATTAGTAGTTATTGTTGGACCAAGTGGTGCAGGTAAAACGACTTTATTAAACTTACTTGGTGGAATGGATACTTTAACTAGGGGCTCTTTAATCGTTGATGATAAAGACTTACGTGATCTTAATTCAAGAAAATTAACACTATATCGCAGAACAGATGTTGGATTTGTCTTCCAGTTTTATAACTTAATGCCCAATTTAACTGCATTAGAAAATATTGAATTAGCAATTGAAGTGACAAAAGATGCACTTGATGCTAAAGAAATGTTACATAAAGTCGGGTTAAAAGATAGAATGCATAATTTCCCTTCACAATTATCGGGTGGGGAACAACAAAGAGTATCAATCGCAAGAGCATTAGCTAAAAACCCTAAATTAGTATTATGTGATGAACCAACTGGGGCACTTGATTATGTAACCGGAAAATCAATTTTAGGGCTATTATCAGATGTTGCTAGAGTTGATCATAAAACGGTTGTTATTGTGACACATAATAGTGCATTAAAAGATATGGCAGATAAAGTCATTTATGTAAAAAATGGAACTGTTGAACACATGGTTAAAAATGATAGACCACTAGATATCAGTGAAATTGAGTGGTAA
- a CDS encoding Y-family DNA polymerase: protein MIDLKPYQVNRNILCIDLKSFYASVECVLRGLDPFTTPLVVADKSRGGGSIVLAVTPYLKSKGVPSRLRIFEIPKGLDPIYAKPRMQAYLEYASKVIEVYMEFISEDDLYVYSIDEAFLDVTHYLAYYQITDIELGKRILARIKEKLGLTATCGVGPNMLLAKLSMDIEAKKSKDFIAKWDYEDVKEKLWCVQPLSEMWGIGHRMEKRLNDIGLYKIGDIANYDVSVLKRKFGILGEELYYHTHGIDLSMIKDKQMLRRESKSFGISQVLFKDYDAEGALILIQEMVDDVTRRLRISRKKCKTVHLGIGYTKAYGGGFSRQLTLEQASSNESVIYDACLTLFDLYHEDLPIRTISVSLTNLTTINTYQYSIFEDANALAKEEQLQYTMDKLKMKFGKNSVLRATSLEKDSTVKDRNKQIGGHHV, encoded by the coding sequence ATGATTGATTTAAAACCATACCAAGTAAATAGAAACATACTCTGTATTGATCTTAAGTCTTTTTATGCATCTGTAGAATGTGTCTTAAGAGGTTTAGATCCATTTACAACACCTTTAGTAGTTGCTGATAAAAGTAGGGGCGGAGGTTCAATTGTTTTAGCAGTTACACCTTATTTAAAGTCAAAAGGTGTACCAAGTCGATTAAGAATATTTGAAATACCTAAAGGATTAGACCCGATTTATGCAAAACCTCGTATGCAAGCTTATTTAGAATATGCAAGTAAAGTCATTGAAGTTTATATGGAGTTTATCAGTGAAGATGATTTATATGTTTACTCAATTGATGAAGCATTTTTAGATGTAACGCATTACTTAGCTTATTATCAAATAACAGATATCGAATTAGGTAAACGTATCTTAGCACGTATCAAAGAAAAGTTAGGTTTGACTGCAACTTGTGGGGTTGGACCTAATATGTTACTTGCTAAACTATCTATGGATATTGAAGCTAAAAAATCAAAAGATTTTATCGCAAAATGGGATTATGAAGACGTTAAAGAAAAGTTGTGGTGTGTTCAACCTTTATCAGAAATGTGGGGGATTGGACACCGTATGGAAAAAAGATTAAATGATATTGGTTTATATAAAATTGGTGATATTGCAAATTACGATGTCTCGGTTTTAAAAAGAAAGTTTGGAATTTTAGGAGAAGAGTTATATTATCATACACACGGCATTGATTTAAGTATGATTAAGGATAAACAAATGCTTAGACGTGAGTCAAAATCATTTGGCATATCTCAAGTTTTATTTAAAGATTATGATGCAGAAGGTGCACTTATTTTAATTCAAGAAATGGTTGATGATGTTACACGCCGTTTAAGAATATCAAGAAAAAAATGTAAGACAGTTCACCTAGGAATTGGGTATACAAAAGCTTATGGTGGTGGGTTTAGTCGTCAACTCACATTAGAACAGGCAAGTTCAAATGAATCAGTGATTTATGATGCTTGTTTAACCTTATTTGATTTATATCATGAGGATTTACCAATTCGAACAATTAGTGTGAGTTTAACAAATCTAACAACGATAAATACTTATCAGTACTCTATCTTTGAAGATGCAAATGCCTTAGCTAAAGAAGAACAACTTCAATATACAATGGATAAACTTAAAATGAAGTTTGGGAAAAACTCAGTTTTACGAGCAACATCTTTAGAAAAAGATTCAACAGTTAAAGATAGAAACAAACAAATTGGAGGCCACCATGTATAA
- a CDS encoding YolD-like family protein, producing the protein MYKDRGIIKWAPFDALVGFHELIQGIIDRKNRIDHPILLEDKLRELNEIFLNVLKNNLMANYTYYENGYIKETFGYILRFDEIKKEVKLDTLVKLKLDDILDIKII; encoded by the coding sequence ATGTATAAAGATAGAGGGATTATTAAATGGGCACCCTTTGATGCACTTGTTGGATTTCATGAACTCATTCAAGGAATTATTGATAGGAAAAATAGAATTGATCATCCAATTTTATTGGAAGATAAGTTAAGAGAATTAAATGAAATCTTTTTAAATGTTTTAAAAAATAACTTAATGGCAAATTACACTTACTATGAAAATGGATATATTAAAGAAACATTTGGTTATATTTTAAGGTTTGATGAAATAAAAAAAGAAGTGAAATTAGATACGCTAGTTAAATTAAAATTAGATGATATTTTAGATATTAAAATAATTTGA
- a CDS encoding glycosyltransferase family 8 protein: MNILMTLNQKYLKYMHIMLLSLCNEHQDEKLHIHLVSSDILASDLDKIKKTLNQNIEFTIYKYQNENLLQAKTTYRYPVDIYNRLYAIEYLPLNLERILYLDPDIIILKNLKDLYEMDFEDNYYIGATNVKKILTKINQIRNKADRSSYYLNTGVLLINLKKLRTCQDLNELTEYIIKNTPRLILPDQDVLQGLYGDKVKLISHLTYNLSDRAITKHNLSMTKEFLIDETWVDNHAYILHFYGKNKPWKDNYKGILKPYYQKYDYIYHMKTSEK, translated from the coding sequence ATGAATATATTAATGACCCTAAATCAAAAATATTTAAAGTATATGCATATTATGCTTTTATCATTATGCAATGAACATCAAGATGAAAAATTGCACATTCATTTAGTAAGTTCAGATATATTAGCAAGTGATTTAGATAAAATTAAAAAAACATTAAATCAAAATATTGAATTTACAATTTATAAATATCAAAACGAAAACTTACTTCAAGCAAAGACAACTTATCGTTATCCAGTAGATATTTATAATCGTTTATATGCAATTGAATATTTGCCCTTAAATTTAGAACGTATCTTATATTTAGACCCAGATATTATTATCTTAAAGAACTTAAAAGATTTATATGAAATGGATTTTGAAGATAACTATTATATTGGCGCAACGAATGTTAAAAAAATCTTAACAAAGATTAATCAAATTAGAAATAAAGCAGATCGTTCATCGTATTATTTAAACACAGGGGTTTTACTGATTAATTTAAAGAAGTTAAGAACGTGTCAAGACTTAAACGAACTAACAGAATATATTATTAAAAATACCCCGAGATTAATTTTACCCGACCAAGATGTCTTACAAGGATTATATGGTGATAAAGTAAAACTCATTAGTCATTTAACATATAACTTAAGTGATAGAGCAATTACTAAACATAATTTAAGTATGACTAAAGAGTTTTTAATTGATGAAACATGGGTTGATAACCATGCCTATATTCTTCATTTTTATGGAAAAAATAAACCATGGAAAGATAATTATAAAGGAATTTTAAAACCATATTATCAAAAATATGATTATATCTATCATATGAAAACAAGTGAGAAGTAG